CAGATCGTGTTCATCGGTCGAAACCTGGACCGGGAGGCGCTCCAGGCCGGGTTCCGCCGCTGCGTTGCCTGATCCGGCCACTCGTTGGGTTCCCCAGTCGCACCCTCCCCGGGGCTCCAGAGACATCGTGAATCCAGCCCCTGAATCCTCGACAGACCTCGCGCAATTCGCCGACGTCGGCGACTACGTGGTCTGCCTCTCGTGGCTTTGCGACGGCACCGCCGTGCTCGCCGCTGCGGCCACGGGGCCGATCCGCCTTTTCGATGCGACTTCGGGAAGGATCCTCGCGTCGTGGCCCGAACATGCGGGTGGCACCTTTTGCGCCCTGTGCTCGCCCAAGGACCCCCGGATCGCGTCCGTCGGTGCCGATGGCCGGCTCCGGTTGCGGGCACCCGATCGTGCTGAACCCATTGCGGAGATCCTGATTGGATCCGGATGGGCGGAGCAACTGGCCTGGTCTCCCGATGGACAACACGTCGTGGGGGCCGCGGGGCGCACAATTCGAATCCTCGACGAGAACGGTGATCTCCGCCTGGCACCGCCGGCGCTTCCGAGCACCGTGGCCGCCCTTGCCTGGAAGGCCGATGGCCGCTCGCTGGCGGCGGCCGCGTACGGCGGAATCCATGTCTGGGATGTGGCCACCGCCCGGGGCTGGGAACCGATGGCGTGGAAATCCTCCTTGATCTCCCTGGCGTGGAGCCCGGATGGCCGCTGGCTGGCCGCCGGCACCCAGGAACAGTCGGTGCAGATCTGGGAGTTGCCGTACCGGCCGGGCAGGGAACTCGCCATGCGAGGCTACCCCGGCAAGGTGAAGCATCTCGTCTGGCACTCCGGGAGCCGGTTGCTGGCGACGGATGGCGGCGTCGAGGCGATGGTCTGGGATTGCAGCGGCGGGGGTCCGGCAGGCACGACACCGCGCATTCTCGAGGGGCATTCGCGGCGCATCACCGCGATCGCCTACCAGCGAGCCGGCCACCTGCTGGCAACTGGCGATGAGGGCGGCGAAGTGATCCTTTGGAATGCCGGCAAATCCACGAATCCGGTCCGCCGGTTGACGGCGGCGGGTCCGGCCACCTGCCTGGCCTGGAGTCCCGACGATCGCATCCTGGCCGTGGGCACGGCCAGCGGCCCGGTCGGACTGCTGCGACCCTGAGCCGGGAGGGCATTGGAGCGGGGTCAGGCCGCGGACCGCGCCGGCTCGGGTGCCACGGCCGCCGTGGGAACCCCGGCGGCGAGTGCCGGGCGCTTGCCCTTGTTCCACCACAGCACCAGGGTGCTGGCGATGTACACGGAGGAGTAGGTGCCGGCGAGAATGCCGACGAGGAACGCGAACGCGAAGTCGTTCACCGAGCCGCCCCCGAACAGGTACAGCGCCAGTGTGGACAGGAAAACCGTTCCCGAGGTGATGATTGTCCGGCTGAGCGTCTGGTTCAGCGCCCGGTTCAGGAGGTCCCGGAAGGAGCCGGGAATCCCGAGGCGGAGGTCCTCACGAATCCGGTCAAAGATCACGATGGTGTCGTTGATCGAGAAGCCCACGATGGTCAGGAGGGCGGCAATGAACGTGGCGTTGAACTGACGGGCCTCGATCCAGCCTCCGGTCAGACTGTTCCCGAGCCCGGTGAGCGAGTAGATGGCCACGGTCATCAGGACGTCGTGGACCACGGCCAGCACGGCACCGACGGCGAACGAGAACTCATACCGGAAGGCCACGTACACCAGGATGCCGAAGAGGGAAAGCAGTCCGGCAATCACTGCGGATTTCTGGATCTCCTGTCCCACGGTCGGCCCGATTTTCTGGAGCTCGATCCGTTTGAAACCCGCCTCAGGAAAGGCCCGGGCCAATTGCTCCTCAATCAGGGCGCTGGTTCCTTCTGCCGCCGAAATGCGGAGGGTTTCGTCACCGGTGGCCGATCCGGCGGCGCCCCGGCTGTAGCCGATGGTCGCGTCGCCCCGGTTCAGACGGGCCACCTCCGCCCGGATCTGGTCCACTGGAACCTTCTGGGAGAACTGCAGGGTGATGCGGTCGCCCCCGCGGAACTCCACGCCGAGCAGATTTTCGCCCCGTCCAAAAATCCCGTAGCCGAGGCCGGCCACGATGAGCACCCACGAGGCCACAAAGGCCGGCTTGGCCAGCTTCATGAAGTCAATGTGGGTCCGGCCCACCAGGCGGAGCATCCGGATGCCCCCGCGCAGCAGCGGGGTCTTCGCGAGGAGGAAGTCGAAAATCAGCCGGGTCACCACCAGGGCGGTGAACATGGAGATGCACAGTCCGACGGTGAGCGCCACACCGAAGCCCTTCACCGGACCGGTGCCAAAAAGAATCAGCAGCACGGAGGAGATCAGCGTGGTGAGGTTCGAGTCGAGGATCGTCCCAAACGCCTTGCCGTACCCGGCGGCAAGGGCGCCGCGCACGGACTTGCCGGTCAGCTGTTCCTCGCGGATCCGCTCGAAGATCAGCACGTTGGCATCCACCGCCATGCCGACGGTCAACACAATGCCCGCAATGCCCGGCAGGGTGAAGGTGACGTCAAGGGAGCACATCACGCCGAGCAGTACGAGGATGTTGAGCATGAGGGCCACATTGGCGACCAACCCGGCCAGCAGGTAGTAGCCGAGCATGAAGCCCGCGACCGCCAATATGGCAATGACCGAGGCCCGGATGCCGCTGCGGATGGAATCCGCCCCGAGCGAGGGATCCACGCCGTTTTCCTCGACGATGATCAGCGGCGCCTCCAGGGGGTTCTCGAGCGCGGTCGCCAGTTCGAACGCCTCGCGCTCGGTGAAGCTGCCCGTGATTTGTCCGGCACCGGTGACGATCGCCGAATTGATGTTGGGTGCCGAGATCACCTCGCCATCGAGGACGATCGCCAGGCGCTGTCCGATGTTGTTCCGCGTGACCTCCGCAAACAGCGGGGTCGCCTCGCTGGTGAGGGTGAAATCAATCTCAGGACTGCCGATCACCGGATTCCGGGCCACGCGTGCGGACTGGATGGACTTGCCCCCCAGCCCCCGCTCCGCCTGGCGCTTGACGATGATGGAGGCAGCGATGTCCACCCCGTCCCTGTTGCGCGCCCGCATCGGGAGCATCACGTACCCCGGCGGAATCAGTCCCGAGCGGAGATGCTCGTCGTTGTCGGGATCCACGAGGCGGAACTCGAGATACGCCGCGCGCTGGATTTGTTCGCGCGCCGATTCCTTGGCCGACTGCTCGAGGCCCGGAAGCTGGACCACAATGCGGTTCTCCCCGGCCGGCTGGATGATCGGCTCCGCCACGCCAAAGGCATCCACCCGCTTGCGCAACACCTCGATGGCCTGGTCCACGAGGTAGGCGTTGGCGCCCGTGTTGAGGAGCTCGTTCGTCCGTCCGGAGAGGTCCATTTCGAGCACGAACTCGGTACCGCCCCGCAGATCGAGGCCGAGCCGGAATTGCCCGGCCGCCTCCCGTTGAACCCGGTTCAGGATGGCCCGGGTCGCATTGGTGAGATTGCGTGACGCCGCGAGCGGGACAAAGTTGGTCGGGAAATAGGGGCGGATGTCGTTGGTGCCGATGGCCAGGAGGAGATTTTGGTACGCCCGGTCGGGGGCGGCGGCTTCGAGCTCGAAAGCGCGGGCCACGATGTTCGTGAACCGGGGGTCCACGTTGGAGGCCATTTCGTCGAACTTGACGATGAGGTTGCGCGGCCCCGGAGGCAGGATCTCGGACAGGGACCAGATGACGACGAAGACGACAAACAGCGCCTTCCAAAGATGGGAACGGTTCATGACTCGAACGGACAGGCTCAGCGGCTCAGGAACCGCGTTCCAGGATCTGGCTGACGGCGCCCTTCTGCACCTCAAGCTTCGTGTCGGCGGATCGTAGGGTGATGGCGTCGTCGCGCACGCTGGTGATCACGCCGAGGATGCCCGAGGTCGTGACCACCTTGTCCCCGGTCTTCAGGGTCTTCAGGAGGGCGGCCTGCTCGCGGGCCTTTTTCTGCTGGGGCCGGATGAGGAGGACCCAGAAGATCACCACCATGAAGACGATCATCCCCAACTGCATCAGCATGGCGCGCTTCTGCTCCTCGCGGGACGCGTTTTGGGCGGGAGGGGCGAGGGCCAGCAGCAGATGGAGAGGGAGGGAACCCATGAGTTTTTCGACAAATGAGGGGAAAGCCTATGAATGAGGGCCGATTTGGCAAGCGCCGGCTGACTGAAATTGCGGAGGTCCGGGCACGCGCCGGCCGCCCCCGGCCCGATCGGCACAAAAAAGGCAGGGGAAACCCCTGCCTTTGCCATGGCTGTCGCCAGGAACCGCCCGGCCACAGCCCCCCCAACATGCCGGCTATTTTGCGGCGACCCGGGGCTTGTCCGTCAGCGTTTGGAGGAACGCGACGAGACGGTCGAGCTGCGTCGCATCCAGCTCGAGCCC
Above is a window of Verrucomicrobiia bacterium DNA encoding:
- the secD gene encoding protein translocase subunit SecD — protein: MNRSHLWKALFVVFVVIWSLSEILPPGPRNLIVKFDEMASNVDPRFTNIVARAFELEAAAPDRAYQNLLLAIGTNDIRPYFPTNFVPLAASRNLTNATRAILNRVQREAAGQFRLGLDLRGGTEFVLEMDLSGRTNELLNTGANAYLVDQAIEVLRKRVDAFGVAEPIIQPAGENRIVVQLPGLEQSAKESAREQIQRAAYLEFRLVDPDNDEHLRSGLIPPGYVMLPMRARNRDGVDIAASIIVKRQAERGLGGKSIQSARVARNPVIGSPEIDFTLTSEATPLFAEVTRNNIGQRLAIVLDGEVISAPNINSAIVTGAGQITGSFTEREAFELATALENPLEAPLIIVEENGVDPSLGADSIRSGIRASVIAILAVAGFMLGYYLLAGLVANVALMLNILVLLGVMCSLDVTFTLPGIAGIVLTVGMAVDANVLIFERIREEQLTGKSVRGALAAGYGKAFGTILDSNLTTLISSVLLILFGTGPVKGFGVALTVGLCISMFTALVVTRLIFDFLLAKTPLLRGGIRMLRLVGRTHIDFMKLAKPAFVASWVLIVAGLGYGIFGRGENLLGVEFRGGDRITLQFSQKVPVDQIRAEVARLNRGDATIGYSRGAAGSATGDETLRISAAEGTSALIEEQLARAFPEAGFKRIELQKIGPTVGQEIQKSAVIAGLLSLFGILVYVAFRYEFSFAVGAVLAVVHDVLMTVAIYSLTGLGNSLTGGWIEARQFNATFIAALLTIVGFSINDTIVIFDRIREDLRLGIPGSFRDLLNRALNQTLSRTIITSGTVFLSTLALYLFGGGSVNDFAFAFLVGILAGTYSSVYIASTLVLWWNKGKRPALAAGVPTAAVAPEPARSAA
- a CDS encoding WD40 repeat domain-containing protein yields the protein MNPAPESSTDLAQFADVGDYVVCLSWLCDGTAVLAAAATGPIRLFDATSGRILASWPEHAGGTFCALCSPKDPRIASVGADGRLRLRAPDRAEPIAEILIGSGWAEQLAWSPDGQHVVGAAGRTIRILDENGDLRLAPPALPSTVAALAWKADGRSLAAAAYGGIHVWDVATARGWEPMAWKSSLISLAWSPDGRWLAAGTQEQSVQIWELPYRPGRELAMRGYPGKVKHLVWHSGSRLLATDGGVEAMVWDCSGGGPAGTTPRILEGHSRRITAIAYQRAGHLLATGDEGGEVILWNAGKSTNPVRRLTAAGPATCLAWSPDDRILAVGTASGPVGLLRP
- the yajC gene encoding preprotein translocase subunit YajC, with protein sequence MGSLPLHLLLALAPPAQNASREEQKRAMLMQLGMIVFMVVIFWVLLIRPQQKKAREQAALLKTLKTGDKVVTTSGILGVITSVRDDAITLRSADTKLEVQKGAVSQILERGS